The DNA segment CTACGTTTCTCAGTGACAAATTCTTCCGTGGGGAAATTACGTCACTCTATCTCATGGTCATCACAGGCATGCTCATCACGGTAGCTAGCGAAGACCTGGTAACACTTTTTGTTGGATTAGAGCTGTCTTCAATAGGGCTTTATGCTCTCGTTGGCTACTTAAATCCATCCAGAAGAAGTCAAGAGGGAGCAATTAAGTACTTCGTACTCGGATCATTTGCCGCTGCCTTGCTTCTATTTGGATTCGCCCTACTTTACGTGTCAACGGGTTCACTTCGATTGAGCGAGGTGAGTCAGGCAGTTCCAAAATTGATCGGACATAATTGGGTCAAAGTTGGTGTAGTGTTTTCGCTGGCTGGCCTCTCCTTCAAACTTGCCCTTGCTCCGTTTCACCTTTGGGCACCCGATGCTTATGAATCAGCGCCTACAGGGCTCACGGCCCTTATGGCTACCACAGTGAAAGCAATGGTCATTGTACTTGCCGCAAGATTCTTTGCCGGTAGCCTCGCCTCGGTCTATGAAGTTTGGCTGCCAGCTTTGATGTTTACGGCTGCGATCTCGATGATTCTTGGCAATATTATGGCATTGGTCCAATCGAGTCTGAAGCGCATGCTCGCGTATTCATCGATAGCCCACAGTGGTTACATGGCAATCGCAATTTGCGCTAGCAGTGGGAGCACAGGTAACTTGCCTGTTGCTGCGGTTCTCTACTACCTCGTTGGTTATACGATTATTTCACTCGGTGCCTTTAGTATTATCATGTGGTTAGAGAACAAAGATAACGACAACCTGCTACTCGATGACATCTCCGGCTTAGCCAAGACTCATCCGTGGGCAGCATTCGGTCTGGCTGTGTGTATGTTTAGTTTTGCTGGTATGCCACCGACGGTTGGTTTCATCGGTAAATTCTTTGTCTTCAATGCAGCGATGATTAATCATCTAACCGGCCTGGTTATTATCGGCGTGGTAGGGAGCTCGATCTCACTCTTTTACTACCTTAGGGTTATAGTCAGACTCTACATGTCTGAGCCTCTGCATCTACCCACCCCCCTTACCCCAACGCGGTCTTGGGTAGTCGCCACTGTAGTGGGAGTTACGGTTGCTGCGAACTTCGCTCTCGGTACCGTTTTGCCGGAAGCGGCGATGAGATTGATGGTAGATACCTCAAAAGAGGTCGCTTCTGCTCCCGTGTCCGAGAAGTCGGGAACAGTTGCCCACTAGCTCTTATTGGAAACGCTTGGCGATGGCGGCACGGAGTGCTTTGCCTTCGCCCACTCCGAGACCTACAGTGATCCCTAGGTAGCAGCCACCGAATGCCCCCAGTATCACGACACCAGCTGCAACAGGGTTTTGGCCGGTCGTAATCATTTTGGCACAAAAACCTACCGATGCGCTAAGTACGGTTGTAATGCTTAACTTCAGCAATAACTTTGGACTGAGTGACACATCTCCAACTACTTTCACAACAGCGAACCTTAATAGCACGAACTCGACCCAGCTTGAGAGTCCAGCTGCGCTTGTTAGCATGGCGGCCCCGGCGATCAGTGATAAGCCCAGGGCACGAGATAGAACTAAGGCAGCAGCTGCACCGAGTGACGCAGTTAAGCCGACCCTAAGACAGGCAAACTTTAGAGGAGTGCGAGAATCGCCAATAGCATAGAATGCCGTTGAGCAAAGTCGTCCCAGAGTTGATGGCAATAATCCGATGGCATATCCGCCTAAAATTAGCCAACCATCGGTGGCATCTTTGGTCGTAAAGGCACCAGTTTGATAGACAGCAGCTATGATGACATCACCTAAAACCACCATAGCGCCGACCGACGGGATCACAAAAAAAGCTACGCGAGCCAATCCTCGCTCTAATTTTTGCCTAATTTGCTGATGGATCAACTTTTGATTGCCAATTACGGATGACATGGCGGGAAGTTCCGCTGCAGAGACAGACATGCCAAACAAGGATATCGGTAGCAAATAAAGTGTTTGGGCATAGGCCATAGCGGAATAAATTGCCGGACCAAGAAAACTTGCAATGATGCCGTCGATATAGGCACTGACCTGGACAACGCCACGACTTGCAAGAACTGGTAGAAAATTTCTGATAACCCTCTGCACTGAAGGGTCCTTGATGGTGAACTGAATTTTCACACCCTTCAGCAATTTCCAAACTTTGGGTAGCTGCACGACAAGCTGCAGTAGACAGCCCACCACTGTCCCCCAAGCTACATCTTCAACCATGGCATATTTGGCGGCTAATCCGGAGTCCTGGGCAGCACCGGACCAAACCAGGGCCACGATAATCGACAGATTCCAAAGCACAGGCGCCAAGTAACTTAAAAGAAAGTAGCCATGACTGTTTAAGACCCCCAAGCACCACGCCGACATGACCAGTAAAGCGATACCTGGAAACATGATCCGGACAAGGTTTATGGTAAGCTGTCGTACCTCTGGAGCCTCAAAACCTGGCGCCAAAATATCAATCATAACTGGCGCAAACATAACTCCTAGCGCGGAAAGTATAGTAATAATGAGCAACAAAATGGTCGCCACAGATCCGGCAAGGCGCCGAGCTTCCTCTGTCTGGCCCTCAGCGTGGAGCCTCGCATACACAGGGATAAATGAAGCTGAAAGGACTCCTTCTCCGAATAAGTTTTGTAAGAAATTTGGGATGCGGAGTGCCGCCTTAAAAGCTCCAGCTGCAAGAGAATTGCCGAGGTAATGGGCAAATACCCGGTCTCTGACAAGGCCGGCTATGCGAGAAAGGAAAATCCCGACCGCGACGGCTATGGCTGCTGGGGTTTTAGGACGACCCACAAATTACTCCTCAATCTTCGGTTATTTGAGATTCTAACACTCTTGCGCCGCGGCAAGTTACTGATTACCGTAATCCTTATGTATCCAATTCTTTTAAGATACGGCTCATTCTTATTGCCATCTTGGCACGCGATGTATGCTATCGGGGCCCTGGCGTCACTTTGGCTGTTTTTGCGCCTTGCTCGCAAAAATGTTCCAAGTGTGACTTGGCCACAGCTGTCACGAGTCTTCGCAATTTGCTACGTTGCCGGTTACTTCGGTGCACGGCTGTTATCCATTTTGATTGAGGAACCAGAAGTTACGGGGATTCATGCAACACTCTTGGCCCTTTTCAGATTCGGTCCTATGACATTCTATGGCGGAGCCTTAGCAGCGGCACTTTGCGGTAGCATCTACGCCGCAAAAAACCGCTTGCCGCTCGTCGCCCTTTTTGACTGCGCAATTCCCGCTGGCCTTTTAGCTCTTGGGATAGGGCGTGTAGGATGCTTTTTAAACGGGGACGATTTCGGCAAGGCTGTACCAATGTCTACGGGAGAAGCCCCACCCTTTTGGGCGGTCGTATTGCCAAATTTAGGTGACCATATTCCGCGCTACCCCGTTCAACTCATGGAATCATCGTTAGCGCTGCTACTCTGCCTGGTATGTGTAGTTCGCGGCGATCGCCATGCGCCGCGCGGCCTTAGTGCTGTCCTGGGCATTGGTGGGTACGCAGCGATAAGATTCTTACTCGAATACCTGCGGGATGATTTTAGAGGCACGATACCCTGGACTCAACTCTCCACCTCCCAGGGTATCAGCCTTGCCTTGGTGACCGTCGTGGTTTTTGCGCTGTTAAGAATGCGCAAAATTACTTAACTAGGTGACGCAATAGCGCCCAAAGAGCCGGCCTCTCCACCTAGATCGGCGCCGTTATCGTCATCTATCGGCATTTCGGAGGCTGGCGCAGTATTTGCTCCTGCCACGGGCGGAGTCATACTTGCGAAAACGCTCACCGGCACGTGATAAATGACATCTGTACCCGCGCGGCGCACGAGGTAGTTTGCATTATCACTTTCAATCTTGAATACGTCGATTGATAGGGGTTTTTTCTTAGGATCGTCATATCCTAGGACGATATGATGCAGCGGAGCTGACCCTAGATTCTTGGCCTCAGGAGCTGACGGGGGAATAAACTTGTCAGTTTTGGCAAACTCTAAATCTACTACAAACGCGCGAATATGAGGCAAGTCAGAAGGCTTGTCTTTCACGTCTAACTTGAGAATCCCCTTTTCATCGAACTTTTCAGAATCACTCGAAGCGTACCAACTTCCCGCAATATTTTTATAGAGCTGTCCATCGATTGAAATAGACTTGGCACTTACCATGTCCGATTCTAATATCCGCCTGTTGCGAAAATCCATAATGTCACGCTTGTATTTGTCCCTTAGACCGTCACCTAATTCGTAAAGTGTGGGCTTTTGGTCAACAGAGGCGAATACTTTACCACCAAATTCTAGAAATTTAATTTCAGTTGGCACTCCGTTATCCGCATTGAGAACAACTGAGACTTCAGGCATGGTCAGAGCTGCTTTTAGAGTATCGTCCGGCGTGTCCACAAAGTTAGAGGCTCTTAGGTTGCCAAGATCTTCGACAAATTCCCGAACTGCGACACTGTCCGCCTGTAATTGTTCTGGAGCAACGATAGAATACTTGCCATCCACTCGGGGGAGCACGATTTCGGGCTCGCCGCGACGCTGATACCGTAGCGACTTCAACCTAGACTCATCAATTTTAACGATAGTCTTATCTCGGAATTCTGCTGCTGTTTTAGTGGTGGATACGAGAATGTGCTGACTCCCGATATATACTTTGTCGCTGTCACTGGTACGAAAGTATACCTCATAGCCTATTGGAGCTTTTTCCCCAATAAAGAGGGTCCAATCTGAGGGGTTTTGCCCTGAAGTCCTCATCCTTATAAAACGTTTCGGATGCGCAAGCCCGTAATCGGCCCAGCGACTTTTGTCATCACTTACCACCTTGGCAAAAGAGTAGCCCGTAACAGTCTTCACAAGATTATCAAGTGTGCCCGCATCGGCGGGCGCATCTACAGGTGACTTCAGTCGCCACAGTCCTTCAACCTTCGTTACCTCTACGTCGACTGGCTTTACGCCCTGTGCACTATGGTCGTCTTCAACTACGGGGATCGTTGTGTCCATTTCTGAGTGATATTGAAAATCAACGACATCTTCAGCCCTGAACTTAGTTAGCTTGTTCTTATTTTCCTCAAGCTCTTGATCCTTTTTTGTTTGCCATTCGTCCCAGGTAGCAACTCCACCTAGAGCAAGTAGGATCACCGCTAGTAAGCCGGAAATTTTTAGCTTTTTATTCACGCCCTTCTCCTCTTCAGCCAGGCAAGAGTGCCGCCGCCTAAGAATACGAACGGATATATAAAGGCAAGGAAAAGAAGGACTAATTGACTCTTGGCAGAGGTTAGCTGGATGGTGCTTTTAGTTGGGTCTTTCGGTCGAATAGAGATAAAATCCTCATCCTGAAGTAAGAAGTTGGTCATGTTCAAGAACATATCCCGATGCTCCGCCAATTGTGCGCCCTGATTCGCGGCAAAATCCACTGATCCAGTGGCCACAATGCGCGTTTCCTTAGTTTTTGGGGCACCTTCACCTTTTGCCGCATCTGTTTTGGTAGCTTTATCATCAGAACTTGCAGTTGCTAATGCAGGAGCCTGAGCTTTACCCGTGGACACCGCAATCACTGGAAACGAGCCTGTCTCCCAACGGTCTTCCGTAAGATTTTCTAAATCACTTGCGGATTTGACGTTTTTGACTCGGATCATATCCTTACTGGTCTTACCGACCATTTCGACCTTAAATTTATTTACGTTTTCCTTTAACTCTTCAAGCGAGCGAGTGTTACGAAAAACCAGCTGAACCTGTGACATCCGTGAAAAGTCCTTGGATATCGGGCTAAACTCATCAAACTCGCTGACAATAGCGTTGTTTTGGCCAATCATCTGCGCCCTAATGTCGTTAGGTGCCAGTATCAGTAAATCGTCCTGATACTTAAGACCAAATTTTTCCAAAAGTTTATTTAAAGAGGAAACAGGAACAAGTGCGTCGGTCATTACCAACAACGCGCCGCCTTGTTTCAGATAGTCCTCGAGAATTCTGGTTTCCTCTTCCTTGAATTCATACTTCGGTCCAGGGATGACAACGAGGTCTGCGTCTTCTGGAATTTTCGCAGTTTCTAGTAAAGACAGTTCCTCGACATTATCCTTATTACCTTCAAGTTCTGCAGCAATCTGCCCAAACCCCGTAGCATCGCTACCTTTTAGGGCGCCCTCGCCATGTCCCTTTGTAAAGTAGACTTTTTTCGTCTTATTCTTAAGCACACTAACTAGCGCATTAGTAACTTTCTCCTCACTAAATGCGGTTAGACGTTTTTCTTGACCCTTATATGTGAATATAGCTGTATTTGGATCGGTGATTTTTGCCGCTAATACGGCAGTGGGATTTGATCGTGGATCAATAAACTCAATCTTTAATACAGCGCCCTTTGCCTGATATAAATTAAGAGTGTCTCGCAAATCAGTCGCGACCTTCTCATCAGTGGTGAAAACCTTGACCGCAACATAATCTCCAGTATCTTTGATTTGTTGAACAACTTTGACAGATTGGTCTGACAAAGTGTTCAATTTGTCTCTGCTGAGATCTACACTTTTGTTAAACCTTGGGCGGGCCGCCAAGACGGCAACACCGACGATGATCAATGTACCCAGAAGTACCACCAAGCCGGAGCTTGCTCCGTACTTGGCACCTTTTCTTTGGAACAGTAACTTGAAATTATCGATGTCCATGATCACCCACAAGGTCACAATTGTTGCCGACAAAGCCCAGGTGAGTTGAAGAATCCATTGATGTTCAGGCAAAGCCGAGCCCACGGCGGTGCCGAGTGCAGCGACAAGTACAGCTAAGAAGGGCAAAATTAGTAGACCAGGTTTCATCTTAGCTTACCTCCAGCGCTGCGAGTCTAAAACGACGTTGGTAAAAAACAGGAAAAGAGCAGCAAAACAAACAAAGTAGGCGGTGTCATTGACCGTAAGCATGCCTTTGAAAAACATGTCTAAATGGTCTGTAGATGCAATATACTTGAGGACACCTTCAAATAGACTCCCACTGTTAAAACTAGGCGCCAGCCAGTTTAGTATCAAAAGCAGGAAGAGCCCAAACATCGTGAACAGAAATGCCATGAACTGGTTGGTTGTCATCGAGGACACCCACAGGCCAAATGCTAATTGGGCGCACATTAAAAGAAAGATCCCAAGGTAACTTGTCAAAATCAGGCTGCCATCAGGGTTACCAAAGGCTTTAATGTATAAGGGATAGACGGATGAACATGCGAGCACTAGCGCCAAAATAGCGGCCGTTGCGATAAACTTGCCGAGAACGATCTGGGTAGCTGTAACCGGCGAGGTTTGCAAGAGACGAATTGTTTGATTCCGCCTCTCCTCCGAGAAAGAGGACATAGTGACCGCTGGAATCACGAGCACCAAAATAAAGTGTAAATTGTAAAAAAGCGCGCGGAGTAATTGCTCTAAGGTTGGTGCTTCACCACCATACATCGGCGCCCGCTGGGTGATATCGACAAAGGTATGAAGAAAACTATAGAAGAAAACACCCATGAACCCTAGAAAGAAGAAGAAAATAGCGCAGCCTTTTGGGGATGCGAATGTGGCGCGTATATCACGCCATGCGATAGTAAATACTGCCGTCATTATTTTGTGACCTCCAAGAACTCATGTGTTTATTGTCATTAATGTGTAAGTTGAAAAAAAACATCTTCAAGGGAATGTGTCTTTAGCGTCAGCTCGCGAAGCCCGTAGCTGCCGTTCACCACTACTTTAGACACCTCGGTTATTACCTGCTCATCGGCAGCCTTGGCCAAACCGAATTCCAACTCACCATTTTTCGGATCAGTGAGTCTCACACCGCTCAATTGATTGATAGCGCCCAAATCGCGGGCCAATTGATCGACATTATTTGCGACGCGCATCCGGTATATGCGGCCCGCCTCAGCTTGGCGCGCTAACTCCTCTACGGAACCCTGCTGAACAACGACACCGTTATGGATAATGACGATTCGATCACAGGTGTTTTGCACCTCACTCAGGATGTGTGAACTGAGTATAATAGTATGCTGTCCCGCAAGGGATTTGATCAGCTCGCGAATGTGCAATATCTGATTAGGATCCAAACCCTCTGTTGGCTCATCTAGAATTAAAACCTCAGGGTTGTGCACAATAGCCTGTGCCAAAGCCACTCTCTGCCTATAACCTTTTGAAAGATTTCCAACCAAACGATGGCGTACATCGCCTAATGACAAGCGATCCAAAGCGTCATCGACTTGTTTACGCAATTGCACCGCCGGAACCTTGTGTAAACGTGCCGCGAATGTCACATAGTCAGCTACGCGCATTTCCAGATGGAGGGGGGCGACATCGGGTAAATAACCTAATCGTCTCTTAGCCTCCAAAGGCTGATCCATGATGTCAAAACCGGCTATCTTAGCCGATCCTGAATCTGCTCCTATGCAGCCACACATGATATCCATTGTTGTCGTCTTACCTGCACCGTTAGCGCCCAAAAATCCAACAATTTGACCTGGCTCAACCTTGAATGACACATCTCGTAGCGCCTGGATTGATCCAAATCGCTTAGTCAGACCGTTTACCTCGATCATGCGTCAACACCCCCAACCGACCCTTGGTTTGAAACTCTATGAGATCAAGACTATAGTTTTTAGATGAAACGATATTAAGATTCCATATTAGGCAGTTCGGACAGGTAGTCAAGAATGACAAAAAAATCTATTTCAGACCAAATTTTTTGGCCCCTAGGGCAGCAAGACTTCGAACACGCCTTACCTACTGGCTACAAACCTTCGACGTCTTTCCTGAACCAGCGGCGATTTCGCCAAAGGAGCCACAGAGTTTGGTTTTTTGTTCATCAGACAAAGGAGTGGGTAGGCTTGCTACTTGACTATCAATGCTAGCTGCTACCTTCTCCGCAATCCCCCCCCCCAACTGACCACGAAGTGCCTGCGTAGAGTCGCCAGATGCCGCGACTTTATCTTGGCCACTCCTAATACTTCCAAGCGCGGTAGTTAGGGTCGCTCGGACCGATGCAGGCGCCTTAGCCAACTGGGCAAATCCAGCATCGACAGCGGCAAGATCGTATACAGTTGCAGAAAACTGGGTCGTACGAGCAGAGGCGGAGCAAATCCCACTCGATGGCAGGATAGACTGCATTGTTTTATTCAAGCTACTGATGGCATTAATGTAGGTATCTGGATTATTAGCTGCTTGATTGCTTCCCGTGACTCGAGCAACCCTCAGCTGCAGATTGGTTTGCGGTGGAGATACGGTTGCGTAAGTGAATACCTGGTTGAAAATAACAGCTTCAGTCAGATGGGTAAATGCCCACAGGAAATGGGCCTGATCCGCGTATTGCCTCTCGCGCGTCGTACTATTGCATACTTGCCGCAGATCAAGCTTGCTACGCACACTTTCAGACACAAATGGGCACGTGGCTAAAACCGCCTCATTTAGATAATTTAATCGAGGCACTGAAGATCGGACAGTTTCAGCACAGGATGGAAGGATTAACGGCAAATCCTCTACAGTGCGATCTAGGGTACCGAGCGACTGAAGCTCATCCATAGTCAAGCCAATGGCTGTTTTGAGGGCTGTCATTGTGGCTGCAGCCCCCTCGCCACTTGCACCTTTAGCGGCGATCAGGGCTTGAGCCAAATTGAAAGGGTCGCCGCCGGCTAAGCCGAGATTGATGAAACCATATAGTATGGACGCCTGCTCAGATTCGGGATTCAAAGCTAGAGCGTTACTCGCGTGCCTGAGTGCGACATCAAACTTTCCACGGTCATAATTCGTCCTGGCCATATCGAGCTGATTCTCAAAGTCCTTCTTGTGCTCGCTAGGCACAGTACGACCAAGAATGTTTTGGTCCGCGCCGCACGCCAACAGCCGCAGAACCGCCATTAGTATAACCAGGATGCGCCACTGGCGCTTAGCAACCACCTGGCCAAGCTGTTGGAGAAGCGCTTGCATAGTCAAAGCCTACGATCAAGTTAGTACGGGCGGCCAATAACCCCGACCGCATGCTGAATTTTCTCAAGCTTTTCTCTGGCAAGGACTCTAGCTCTAGTTGATCCGGTGAGCACGATATCACGGAGATCATCAGGTCGTTTGATAAGCTCAAAATACCGATCACGCATAGGCCCGAAAACCGACTTGATCTTTTCAATAAGCTCAAGCTTCGCGTGGCCATAACCGAAACCTCCAGCCCTATATTTATCGGCCAATTGACCGACCTCAGCTGGGGAGCCTAAAAGCCTGTATAATGCGAACACGTTACAGCTGGAGGGATCTTTAGAATCCGCCAATGCGGCCGACCCCGTCACGATTGACATGACTTGCTTATGCCACTCTTTGTCAGTGGCAAAAATGGCGACAGTGTTGTTCTTAGACTTACTCATCTTCTCACCGTCTGTCCCTGGAACCACAGCCACATCGTCCGAGATCAATGGTTCTGGCAAATGCATCAAGGGCCCGTAACGGTTATTAAATCGCTGAGCAAAATCGCGCGTCATCTCTAAATGCTGCTTTTGATCCTGCCCCACTGGCACCACGTCAGCGTCAAACATAAGGATGTCTGCGGCCATCAGTACCGGATAGTTAAATACGCCCATGTTGACATCGATGCCTTTAGCCTGGGTATCCTTGAAGGAGTGAGCACGCGTCAGCATACCGTAAGGTGCCTGGCAACCTAGGATCCAAGCCAACTCGCATACCTCAGGGACCGCAGATTGAGCATAAAGGAGCCCTCTTTGTGGGTCCAGACCGCAAGCGAGCATAGTCGCAAGCAAGGTGAACGAATACTGCCTCGTTTCAGCGGCCGTATCAGAGCCGTTTAACGAGTGAAAATCGGCAAGAAAAAAGAAAAAATCGTACTGATTCTGTAGGTCAATGAGGGGCTTATAGGCGCCGAAATAATTACCTAAGTGTGGCGTCCCCGACGGACGCGAGCCGGTGAGAACGCGTTTTTTGGACTGTCCCATAGACCTCCCCAGTACCCAAAGAGGGCATACTACTCCTCAACCTCAAAAAAATCATTACACTATCTTCTCGCAGGAAAGAGAACCTGTTAATATTTAAGAGCTAGTTAACCAGTAGTCGACGCCAGGCTAGCGATGACTTCACCTGCCGGGCGTCGGAGTTTAACGGACAGGGAGACTCAAGCCGTGGAAGGTACCCTCACCAAAGACGCTCTGATTGAGATGATTCGTGACAAAGTCGGCTATCCTGTCAAGGAAGCCAAGGAGATCCTCGAGATCATCCTTGAGGAGATCAAATCTCGGCTAGAAGAAGGCAAAGAGGTCAAGATCTCTGGGTTCGGTAAATGGACCGTGAAAGAAAAACGCTCCCGTCCGGGCCGCAACCCCCACACAGGCGATCGGATTGAAATTTCCGCGCGCCGGGTTGTGACTTTTCACCCATCTGATAAACTTCGTGATTCGGTTAATAGCACCGTCAATCAAGGCGGCTAATTTTACCGACCCATGCGGTTTTATGCGGCTTACAAAAATTTACACCAAGATCGGTGACAAGGGGACCACGATGCTGGCTGATGGCACGATGGTCCCCAAGCATTCTTTACGCATTGAGACCTACGGAACGATTGATGAGCTCAACAGCTACCTAGGTTGGCTTCGCGATGTGCTCCGAGACACCGAACCTGGTAAATTTGCATCTCTGGTCTCACGCTTAACTTTGATACAGAATGAGATGCACGATTTGGGAGGTGAGCTCGCAACGCCCACCGACAGACTCAGGCCTGAGCGACAAAACTTGGTGTCTGCCGCGAGCGTTGGGCGCCTAGAGTCCGAAATCGATAGTTACAACGAGTCCTTACCAGCGCTGTCGAATTTTGTATTACCGGGCGGCCACCAAGCTAACTCAGCTGCCCACATCTGCCGCACCGTTTGCCGACGAGCGGAGCGACTCATCGTCCGCTTGGGCAGCGTTGAGGCATTGCGTGAAGAGCCACGCATCTATGTAAATCGACTTAGCGACTGGCTTTTTGTAGTTTCTCGGCACATCAGCATGACCCTAGGAGTGCCTGAGGTGCTGTGGAACCAAGGTGGAAAATCACGTCCCCATGACCAATCGTCAGTCCCCTAAAACTGCTTGGACATTGACAGTGGTTCTGCCAATTTTGGCAGCCATTGGCTGGTCGGCACACCCGGCACTCTTAGCCGCTTGGGCTATCTTTGACGCACCGTCTTTCACCCCGGAAGTGGTGCCTAATGGTGCCGATGAAGACCCCACCTTGAAACGACAGATCCAGCGTCATTTCCTACGCCATTACGTTTACATTCCAACAGACGACATCGTCTCTGTGAACCCAGATCCAATCCCAGCTAATGATACTGCGTCTTTAGTTATGCAAAAAGCCTGTGGCCGAGGTAGACTATTCGTCTGGATACCCTTCAAAATACGTCTACCCTTTGCTGGTGAAAAGGTCTTCGAGTGGTGTTGGAAACCGCAGACAAAGAACTCGTAACAGTTAATAATTTGGCGTCTGTAACATCAGACTCAGTTGAGTGCCGCATTCCACTAAGAGAGCGTTTTGCTAGCTTGAAAGAAAAACTCGGAGACGTTGAAGAACTGCTCGAGCAACTGATCGGTTGGACTCACGACATCGTCGGAACGGCGGAAATCGTGACTGCACACGAGAGGTTTCACTTAGAGAATGGCAAGGTTTTTCATGACGACCCATTCTATGACTCACGTACCACCTATTTCTTCGATCACTTTATTTTCGATCGAAAATTAAACGGACATGGATCCAACTGCGACACTTACTCTGGCTTAACGCCATGTCAACTCTTCCTCTCGCGAGCTCAGCAGGAGTCCCCTGCGCTCCCGATAGAGGTGGCAGAGGCCTTAGATTCTCTGAGTCATTTTAGGCATTCCCTGTACCAAATTCATAAAATATCTGAAAAGCAAATGACTCTAGTTGACTTAATCGATTCAGCACGAATTTCGATTCACGCTAAACCAAGGGAGCATTTCCGTGGAATTGAGAAAAAAACAATCCTTCAAGGATATGTTTTCAATCTTGGCACATTCCACTACTTGAGCTCCGGGATTGTACTCCACCCGCTAAAAGCTAACCGGCTGATTAAAAAGCTAATCAAGCAAAGCCTAAAGGATGGGCATAATCGCAAACAAGTTCTACCCTTACTGGCTAACTTACAATTGCGATACCTGCGTCACAAACACGTGCATCCAAAGCTCATCTACAAAAATCAAGCCCCCTAAATTGAATCATCTAAACAAAGTGCTCCCCCTTGCCGATGAAGCAAGGGACGATTTGGAGCACTATGAGCAATCCGCTGAAA comes from the Deltaproteobacteria bacterium genome and includes:
- a CDS encoding cob(I)yrinic acid a,c-diamide adenosyltransferase, which encodes MRLTKIYTKIGDKGTTMLADGTMVPKHSLRIETYGTIDELNSYLGWLRDVLRDTEPGKFASLVSRLTLIQNEMHDLGGELATPTDRLRPERQNLVSAASVGRLESEIDSYNESLPALSNFVLPGGHQANSAAHICRTVCRRAERLIVRLGSVEALREEPRIYVNRLSDWLFVVSRHISMTLGVPEVLWNQGGKSRPHDQSSVP